A genome region from Leguminivora glycinivorella isolate SPB_JAAS2020 chromosome 13, LegGlyc_1.1, whole genome shotgun sequence includes the following:
- the LOC125232689 gene encoding uncharacterized protein LOC125232689, with the protein MCILPVLTYGAQTWSFTEGQKSKLKVVNSCLYVSFVLLIKPLAYSFPVLFSNKCKCYSASFTYTEKFTLKQCSSDFEYHVIQSKKDLDSEDESGSLKTQKKTTKRKNASQIPKRDAGWSLDRHVVEECASKSKKIKPKKTVKKHASSVLITDTLQDSDTDLDEEDKTKSTTTKSKKETPDCKPGWFSNWGDEGHVEAQRRASAANSLSSVLIRRVPGGYVRRTASLTGDLFIDLKLYNVVDIQNVPSEARWEKALVNFKYRVDSVSDIVDGINKILKRCKDDFTDEGTFFPDKKSQ; encoded by the exons ATGTGTATTCTGCCTGTCCTCACCTACGGTGCCCAAACGTGGTCATTCACCGAGGGTCAGAAgtccaaattgaag GTTGTTAACTCATGTCTTTACGTCAGTttcgttttattaataaaaccccTGGCTTATTCATTTCCTGTACTATTTTCTAACAAGTGCAAGTGTTACAGTGCGAGTTTTACGTACACGGAGAAATTCACCTTGAAACAATGTTC gtcTGACTTTGAGTACCATGTAATCCAGTCTAAGAAAGACCTCGACTCTGAGGATGAATCTGGATCattaaa GACTCAGAAGAAAACAACCAAAAGGAAAAACGCTTCTCAGATCCCGAAACGTGACGCGGGCTGGTCGCTGGACAGACACGTCGTCGAAGAATGTGCTAGtaaaag caaGAAGATCAAACCAAAGAAAACTGTGAAAAAGCACGCATCGTCCGTGTTAATAACTGATACGTTGCAGGACAGTGACACTGACCTTGATGAAGAAGACAAAACTAAAAG TACGACAACCAAGTCGAAGAAAGAGACACCTGATTGTAAGCCAGGCTGGTTTTCAAACTGGGGTGACGAAGGACATGTTGAAGCCCAGCGTCGAGCATCCGCTGCCAACTCTCTGTCGTCCGTGCTGATACGTCGCGTCCCAGGCGGCTACGTGCGTCGCACAGCTTCGTTAACCGGTGATCTTTTTATTGATCTTAAACTGTATAACGTAGTAGATATTCAAAACGTTCCATCTGAAGCCCGTTGGGAGAAAGCGctggttaattttaaatatcgtGTGGATTCCGTTTCGGATATAGTAGATGGAATAAATAAGATTCTAAAGCGTTGTAAGGACGACTTTACAGATGAAGGAACCTTTTTCCCAGATAAAAAAAGCCAATAA